The following coding sequences are from one Seonamhaeicola sp. ML3 window:
- a CDS encoding alpha/beta fold hydrolase, translated as MILEYKGIPIYYTDEGKGSAVVLLHGFLENSTIWKSLAPQISKNNRVICIDLLGHGKTGCLGYIHSMELMAEVVEAVLKHLRIRKSILVGHSMGGYVALAFAEKRPDNVKGLCLMNSTSRADSPEKKINRERGIQAVKQNHKTFIRIAIKNLFTKENQDIFSKEIEALIEECLKTPLQGIVAALEGMKIREDREVLLHFSPYKKMMILGKNDPALNHKDLIAQIQNTKVKLVEFEDGHMSFIENKAELSQEIMHFIENI; from the coding sequence ATGATATTAGAGTATAAAGGGATACCTATTTATTACACCGATGAAGGCAAAGGCAGTGCTGTAGTTTTACTGCATGGCTTTTTGGAAAATTCGACTATTTGGAAATCATTAGCTCCCCAGATTTCAAAAAATAATCGGGTTATTTGCATCGACCTATTGGGTCATGGAAAAACAGGCTGTTTAGGATACATACATTCCATGGAACTTATGGCTGAAGTTGTGGAAGCTGTTTTAAAACACCTAAGAATAAGAAAGTCCATTTTGGTTGGCCATTCCATGGGTGGCTATGTTGCTTTAGCTTTTGCAGAAAAACGACCAGATAACGTTAAAGGCTTATGCTTAATGAATTCAACTTCGCGAGCAGATTCTCCAGAAAAGAAAATAAATAGAGAAAGAGGTATTCAAGCTGTAAAACAAAACCACAAAACCTTTATTAGAATTGCTATAAAGAACTTATTTACCAAAGAAAATCAAGACATTTTTTCAAAAGAAATTGAAGCACTTATAGAAGAATGCCTAAAAACACCATTACAGGGAATTGTTGCCGCGCTAGAAGGTATGAAAATAAGAGAAGACCGTGAGGTTTTACTTCATTTTTCACCTTATAAGAAGATGATGATTTTAGGCAAAAACGATCCCGCCTTAAACCATAAGGACTTAATTGCTCAAATCCAAAACACGAAAGTAAAATTAGTAGAATTCGAAGATGGACATATGAGCTTTATAGAAAATAAAGCTGAACTTTCACAAGAAATAATGCATTTCATCGAAAATATTTAA
- a CDS encoding aspartate kinase, producing the protein MKVLKFGGTSVGSVKNMDNVKTIINDGEQKIVVLSAMSGTTNILVGIASKIQSGDVKEAQSEVDALHKKYIEVIDDLLRDEVLNQEVSSYVSERFDFLVSATKSAFSKSLENEILAQGELLSTYMFSAYLKQEGINAQLLAALDFMRINEINEPDFDRTKEALSEVLSSTPKAEIYITQGFICLDSNNEVSNLQRGGSDYTATIIGAVIKAEEVQIWTDIDGMHNNDPRFVEGTNPISNLSFDEAAELAYFGAKILHPQTVLPVRADGIPVRLKNTMNPPAPGTLISGEHVKNGIKAIAAKDNITAIKIKSGRMLQAHGFLKKVFEVFEIYETPIDMITTSEVAVSLTIDDDKNLEKIVAELQEIATIEVDRNQSIVCLVGHSIVDHEDTFKLFQILKDVKIRMISYGGSRNNISLLIDTNDKIETLQKLNEYLFELVTLN; encoded by the coding sequence ATGAAAGTTTTAAAGTTTGGAGGTACATCGGTTGGATCTGTAAAGAACATGGATAATGTAAAGACCATTATTAATGATGGTGAGCAAAAAATAGTTGTACTATCTGCCATGTCGGGCACAACCAATATTTTAGTTGGGATTGCCTCTAAAATTCAATCAGGTGATGTTAAAGAAGCCCAATCTGAGGTTGATGCTTTACATAAAAAATATATTGAGGTTATAGATGATTTATTGAGAGATGAAGTTCTGAACCAAGAGGTGTCTTCTTATGTTTCTGAACGTTTTGATTTTTTAGTGAGTGCGACCAAAAGTGCGTTTTCGAAATCTTTGGAGAATGAAATCTTGGCGCAAGGGGAGTTATTGTCAACCTATATGTTTAGTGCTTATTTAAAGCAAGAAGGTATCAACGCTCAGCTATTAGCTGCGTTAGACTTTATGAGGATTAATGAGATAAATGAGCCTGATTTCGACAGAACTAAAGAAGCGCTTTCTGAGGTGTTGAGTAGCACTCCAAAAGCTGAAATTTATATCACACAAGGATTTATATGTTTAGATAGCAATAACGAAGTTTCAAACTTACAACGTGGCGGTAGTGATTACACAGCAACGATTATTGGGGCAGTAATAAAGGCAGAGGAAGTTCAGATTTGGACAGATATTGACGGCATGCACAACAATGATCCAAGATTTGTTGAAGGTACAAACCCAATTTCAAATTTGTCTTTCGATGAGGCGGCCGAGCTTGCGTATTTTGGTGCTAAGATTTTACATCCGCAAACAGTATTGCCAGTAAGAGCAGACGGTATTCCTGTAAGGCTTAAAAATACAATGAATCCTCCAGCTCCAGGGACATTGATTAGTGGCGAACATGTGAAAAATGGCATAAAGGCCATAGCCGCTAAAGATAATATTACTGCAATTAAGATTAAGTCTGGCAGAATGTTGCAGGCTCACGGTTTCTTAAAAAAGGTTTTTGAAGTGTTTGAGATTTATGAAACACCTATAGATATGATTACAACTTCTGAGGTGGCGGTTTCATTAACTATAGACGATGATAAAAATCTAGAAAAAATAGTTGCAGAATTACAGGAAATAGCAACTATAGAAGTTGATAGAAACCAAAGTATTGTATGTCTAGTTGGTCACTCTATAGTGGACCATGAAGATACCTTTAAGTTGTTCCAAATATTAAAGGATGTTAAAATACGAATGATATCATACGGAGGAAGTAGAAACAACATTTCACTTCTAATAGATACAAATGATAAAATCGAAACTTTGCAAAAGCTAAACGAGTATTTATTTGAATTAGTCACTCTTAATTAA